The nucleotide sequence aaataatataagtataattaCGTTTTAGATGGATTCCGCATCGTATCGAACGAGTAAAAAGAAGTATGCTGTTCAATTGCAAGCAGTTTGTGATGCATCAATGATTTTTACAGACTGCTTTGCTGGATATCCAGGAGCGGTTCATGACTCGAATATTATATAACTCTCCATTAAACAAAGATGCAACAACAGACGAACAAGGCTTTATTCCTGTTCGAAAAAGATTGACGAAATAAAGAGCGCGAACGAAAAGAATAACTTGAGATAAAcacgcaaaataaatatagacaGCGGCGCGACTATTAAGGACAGACTAATAATTACGGAGCAACGAACTCAGAAGTTCGTTGcaatatcgcgaaaattcAAAGAAAGCGAGCTGAATATAAATATCGCGGCAGGGAACACCGCGGGCAGAGTCTCGCAAAAAGTTATAGCGTtcacgtgtaaaaaaataccGACTTACGTACGCGCGCACTTTCTGTACATCGCTACTCGTACCAAGGTTCCGCATTTGTGGAACGCATAATAAACGGTTACGGTCTTATTATAACACCGAGTCtgaattattatatctttCTCCACCTACATTCCGGAGACGAGAACGGGCAGACCTAACCGAGGCGAGAATCACGGTGCCGAATTCATTTGGCACAACTTCCAACAATTCCCTAACGGAGAATACATCATTGGAGACAAATGTTATCAGCCAGTGAGAACGTGGCTCGTTACGCCTTATAATGATACTGGTGCTTTGACTCAGGtatgtaattaatgtatttattattttaagttaatGTTTTATTCAGTTATTATAGATAAACTTTTTGTATTGAGGAACATAGaacttttaataacattttgtcAAAAACGAGACAGGTAATAGAACAAGCTttgctctttaaaaaaaacgttttagaAGATTGAAGCATTTACATATGGATCTTATTCATGAAATTCCGAATACAATTTAGCGTGTTGTGTATTGCACAATTTGTGCCTATGAGGTTTTCAGGGAAATAAAGACTTTGAAGAGTATATAAGAGAAGGACAACAATACGTCAATGTTATTAATGAAGAATATGTATATGAAAATTTaccaaataatattaatgataatgttACACGTGGCCaaagaaaacgaaattatttaaaagatagaTTGACACTTTGACTTAATTAGACTAAACTTAAGAAAAAAGTTgctgtaatataataaatgcttaatgtattgtaatataataaaattaatgtattataataaattataataaattatgttacaatcaattttatttattattaaattatatcacgTACATATTGGCCCACATTCTGAGCTCACTTTTAGAGGCGACTCTAGTTAAAGGCGCTTCTAAAAGTGGTTTTATAAAAGTAGTCGTATTCTGAGCTCACATTTAAAAGACAcctttaaaagtgacagtcACTTTTAGCCTAAATGTGcgcttttatttcgaaaaagcTATTCTGAACCCACTTTTATAGCACATTTATAGGCTTTCGCTAAATGTACCGCTAAATGTGGTCTGTAGCACATTTATCGGCACATTTAGCGAAAATCCAATATGGCGGCACCCATGCGATTTGACAGGTGGACCCATATCGCGACTTAACTAATTAGTggcaacgttaattaattaaatttgttaaaaaaactatatacGCGAAGTTTTTAGGAGTAAACAAAACTCCatgtagtaaaattaattgtattaaaacgatttaaaaaaatttcaattttgaaaatgCGCGTATGTATAAAAGATGCCTTCAACCTATCGTGAGTGTCgtaagattaatttcaatcatCTTAAGTTTGTTCTCAGTCGCTGCACTGCTGAATTGATGCACACTAGTGCAATAAGTTGgagtaaatcaaatataatttgttttattctaaCTTACTGCACCAGTTACAGCGTGTAGcgactaaaaataatttttttaattactttaaacatGTTAACCGTAGATATtattcacaaaattaattatgcgatcGAAGTTCGGGAAGTAAATGTAGTTTGTGATCGTGATCCGCGAGattttcggaataaaataaactcgttCAAAAGAGTGACGGCAAACgtgacttatttttttaaacttaacattaaaaattttttttatgccaaataatattatatggcTAATATTTATAGTCCGtccttattttaaagattgtttTAAGTACAGTTTTATTTGGTTTTAAACTAATTACAGAATCGTATCATCGTCTTAaaacattgttaaaaataattttgaaataagaaGTAACTATAAATACCAATCTATAATGAGATATTAATcccagtaaaattttaagacgaaCATACGCTTGGTTCCAAAGTTTTAAAGAAGGGAAAGTGATATGTTCTCATAATTCATcacttttcacatttttacaggaattaaaatcgacccatcatttaaaaaatagaaaaaacaCAAGAATTTTTGCCGTCACTCTTTATAATAAACGGAAAgtttaacagaaatattggttaattaaagaatatgtgCGTTTTTtgatcgcgttaaaaaaaaaataattaactggtACACATAAATGTATCTCTATCTTAAAGACGCCTCTAAATGTGTGCTTAAAATACGGGCGACTTTAGCAGCGCGCCTCTAAAGTTGGTCACACATTTAGAGGCGCCTTTATAAAAGCGCCTCTAAAAGTGAGCTCAGTATGTGGGCCAAATAATTCAATAGATATTGGCTCGATCCTGActaaacttaaaatattaatgcattttcttctatattttacaataatgaaCAGAAAAATCCATTAAtgtacttaattaataacttcAGTTTTTCAGGTGACATCAGAATCAATGTAACGCGTATTGAGACACCTTTTATTATATCTCCGTAAATATTCGCTTAATTGCAGCTAAACttcatattattatataatttcacaCTCTTTTCAATAATCAAAAGTCAGTTTTTTTCAGTATACtcctattaaaaaatcaatttcaacaCTATTCCGCCAAATCGGAGTTTTTCATgttatcaaaaaatttaataattcagtaATTATTGGCTCGATCTTgactaaatttgaaataataatgtattttcttCTACATTTTATGATAATGAACAGAAAAATCCATTAATGTACTTAACtaataatttcgatttttcAGATAATATCTCAACAATTTAGAatcagaaattaatattaaactttcatataaaaattgactTAGCACAGCTCCAGAAATTCAAGATTTTGCCAGTATCTAAACGTAAACATCCATAACTAGCGGTTCAGTTCGTGTAAGCCTTCTAACAACAATGTAAATTCCTCTGTATTTATAGAATGTAAACAAAAAATACTCTCCGTacattcaaataaaattctaacttCTCaagtaatacaaaatttaatatatcgctTATTTTACATCTTATATATCTCAATAAAGCACAAATTAtcatcaaaaatttataaataataaaaatttcatcaaTCAGATATATATGAGAGAATATATAGATTCAAAAAATTCCATTCACCACACAGTTACAGACAGTACATGATTCACAGatagtaattaaattcatattctTATGCACCAAggaatacaatttatatatgtgCTCCTGGAGTCGGACAGAAGCATTAGTTATCACACTCAATcatatagataaaaatatatcaattatttcaaCTTATTAAAGTCATTATAAAATCAGTAGACTTAACACCTTGCTTATTTGTTTActtattcatataattatcCATTCTTCAGTACATTTAAAGACTATCTGTGTTacttattttaacattaaaccATAGACAGTTCTTGCTCTCGCACACACATAAACTCATGCATCCACAAATTTATTATGATAATTcctgaaaatataaaataaaatcaattaaacaGTATTAGGAAGTAAATAGGTATACacaatttcaataaaattcaattttattatccaGCAGCTTGCCACGCCAAGTCCATCCACTCGGATTCCACAAATACGTGTTCAGACAATGTTCTTCTTCCGATTAATTAAACAGAGCCCCTGCGCgccaattaataaaaatctttaatcagtaaattaatacaattaacgccaatataattttagataGCCCCAAcaattcaatataattaatgttaacgTAAGACACGCTTTAAACACGCGATAACCCACGCCGCACCGTCGCAATACTTATCATAGaaaatcaaagaaaattaGCAAAAATTCATTATCAAAGctccaaatattaaaaataatgtcaaaaaaaaacacaaaaataataGCAAAGCAAATCCCACAAATAAAATCTTAGAAAAGAAGATTGTACAACACTCGGCACAATCCCGCGCTCACGAGACACGTGTCTCACATAACCCTAACCCACAGCGTTTAAGCCGAAGAAAATCAAAGATATCTGCAAAAATTACAAGCAAATTGCACACAATAGATTAGCAAATTTATCCATTCACACGATCCATCCATCAATTTCAACGAAAGACATACATTAACAAGCACTTAATAAGTACATactcaataattaattttttgtcaaaaatattaaccATCCTTATACGCCCAGCACCGCAAACTCCACTCGAAAAATCATGCGTTGTGCGTTCCTTGAGTCGAAAATCCACAATTTCAATTAACTTTTGCGGAGCGCACGCGGAACACGTCCGCTCTCCTCGAGATCCAGAACCGATtcttaacctaacctaacctaacctttttttttttttttaatgagattgGGGAATGCATTTACGCACGATATATAGGTGCCGATTATTTATACCTGTGTGGGACTCCTGCTAATCAgactacccactaaaaccctTTCCTCAACTCCCGCTGAGTATGGATCTTCCTGTGCTCTTAGATAAGACCTCGGGTACATGATTATTACTTCCTTAGGTCAAATCGAGCCTTGGACTTGTACAGGGGGCAAAGTCCCTTTTCTGAGTCGGGCTTAAATACGTAAGTTGGAGATTACTCCTCTTCCACATGGAGGTTTTAGACTCCATTGCTGTTGTTATCATTCCAGATTCCTTCTCTTAGCAGATCCAAAGGGCTACCCGAGCCCAAAAACCTCGCCGAGTCTaccagaaagagaaagagatttcTTAATTGTCAACTTACTTAAAATCTTATGTTGGATACTGAGAGCTCGTCTTTGTTGCAAGCGGGTGAGCGAGCCGGGCAACTAAAACCAGTTTGGCGCCACCCATATTCGCCAGCGCTCTTTCAGCTCGTCCTTAATGCTGATTCTGGCACTCAATACCCAGATCCCAACCTGCGGGATACTAGAGTAGTGAAGGGTGCAGTGGGAAACACAACTACTAGTATAACCGATTCATTCTTGCGAATATAGTCTTTAAGTGTGTGTGTCTACCCTGGGGGAAGGGAGAGGGTTTTACACCACTTCCTTCTCTACTACTTCTTCCAATTTATTATTGAGAGGCCATCAGGTGATTTAGAAGTCTAGTCCTTCCGTTCAGAGGTAGTGACTCATTGTCATCGCCATTAATATGAGAAGGTAAAACAGTTACTTCTCctcttctaatttttttattattttttttccgtaacaTTACCTTCTTGCAGAAGATGGCAAAGGCTTCCCATTTTTCCTCGTCTTCCATTGTTACTTGGATAATTCTGTCCAAACGCAAATTGGAGCCAATCTTAGAGACGAATTCTTGTCTTTCTTCATTGAATGCTGGGCACTACATGACCGTATGCTCGGAAAAGTCTTCTTTGGCCTCACAGTGGTGACACTTGGGCTCCCTTTCCTTTCCAAGACGGTGCAGGTACCTTCCGAAGCATTCGTGGCCAGTAAGGATTTGGGCGGTTCGGAAGGTAATATGATTGCTATCATACGTAATCCATTGTTCCAGATTTTCTTTAATAGCCATGATGGTTCTAATTCCCGCAGTATTTGGGGAGGTAGTCAGGCTTTCCTTCCATTGTTGAAGGATTTTCTTGCGGCTTTGTTCTCTCAGTCTGCTTCTTATTGTAACATAGGGATAGATGCCTCTGTCTTTCCATTCTTGTATTATTCGATATCTGTTGGCTCTCTCTTCCATTACAAGGTTGAGAGGAGGCGAGCCAGCCAGTAGTGTTGCCGCATTATGCGATACCGTTCTGTAGCATCTGGCTTGCCTGATGGCTAGGTTCCTTGCGATCTGGCGGATAGTTCTTTCCGACTTCTTGTTCCTACCAGTTATATCCTTAGCGAATATGGGTGATATACATGATCGTAGATTGTACCACGTTTGCGTACAGTTTCCTGATTCATCTATTTGGTCCTTCCAGATTAGGCAAAAGTCTTCCAAGGGCAAGTGAGGTTTTGTGTATTTTGGGAGCCAGCCTCCAAAATGTTTACTAAACGTCCATCCGTTATCCAACGTCAACCCAAGATATTTTATGTGAGCGTCAATTTGTACTACAGTTCCATCAACTCGCAACGTTATGTTGGGAGGCACAGTGACTGACCTTCCATGGAAAAACATTGCCTCTGTTTTAGAAGGTGAAATTAAATGGCCCATCTTTTTGATTGTTTGGACGACACAGGACACTCCTAGCTCCGCAAATGCTAATGTGTCTGTTCAATTCTGTCCTGTCGAAAGGACTAAAGTGTCATTCGCATAGCATATAGCTGAGCATCCAACAGGTAACGCAGTTCTGAGAACTTTGTCATAACCAATATTCCAGAGCAGAGGGCCTAGAACTGAGCCTTGCGGGACCCCTTGGTTGACCATTCTTTTGATAAATTTGCCTTTCTTGTTTACATATGTGAGGTTTCTTTCGTGCAGATAATTCCTAATAATTCTCTGTAAGTAGGCAGGAGTATCAAAGGTTTGAAGAGCCTCAGTTATGACCTTCCATGGGAGGGAGTTAAAGGCGTTGGAAATATCAATTGCCACCGCCAGTACAAGTTCCCCATCCCTGACAGCATCATTCACAGTTTCCCTTACTTTGGCGATAGCATCAATAGTTGACCTACCATTCCTAAAGCCGTATTGATTAGGGTGTAGGTTACCCTCGACAATGGGAGATGACTCCATGTGTCCAATCAATCTGGCTGCTATCACCCTTCCAAACAATTTGCTCAGCTTATCTAAGAGGCAGAGTGGGCGATATAAAGAGGGTGAATCAGGTGCCTTTCCTGGTTTAGGTAATAGGACAAGCTTAGCTTGTTTCCATTCCATAGGGAAATGTTTCTTTTTGAGACATCCATTAAAGATCCCACAGATCTGGTACTCAAAAAATTTTCGGCAGCAAGTTTAAGGACTTTGCCAGGGATACCGTCCAGACCAGGTGCTTTGTTATCTCCCAGTTTCTTGATATGATGAGCTAACTCTTCTTTCTCTATGTTCCAGCTTTCTTCCCATTCAGAATGGCCATCTAATTGTTTTATTGCAGGGCCATTGTCCATCGGGAAGAGAATATCTATgattttttgaaataacaaAGGGCATAGTGTTTCAACCACCGGGGGAGACCAGGAGCGAATTTTCTCCAAGACTATTTTATATGGTTTCCCCCATGGATTATCTTCAATGGTACTTAACAGATCCTCCTAGTTTTTTGCCTTAGACATGTCAATTGCTTTTTTCAGGGTTATCCTGGCATTCTTGTACGCTTGATACCTTTCATTAATGGTAtcctggtttttttttctggagcGGGTTTTGGAGAAGCCTCTTTTAGCAAAAATAGCTTTTCGTCGTAATTTGGCTATCTCTTTATTCCACCAGTAAGCAGCTTTTTTTGGCTTTCCTTTTTTAGCTTTGGGCATAGGAGCATCGCACGCATCCTCGAGTGTTCTCCTGAGCCATGCAACTCCTGCTGTTGGATCGTCATAGTTGGTTATGGGATTCTGCCAAGTGGCACCATTTAGAGATATTAGCAATTCTTCCTCATCCAACTTGGCGATGGACCATTTCCTGTTACCGGTGCCAGTAGGGAAATTACTGACCCTGGGGTCTGGAATCAGGTTTATGCTGATATATTTGTGGTCCGACAATGTTTTTGTGTCGTCCACTTTCCATCTCGTGATATTTCTGCAAGCCAAAGGGGAGGCCCAGGTCAAGTCGACGATAGACTCTCCCCTCCAAGCAATGCAGGTATTTACTTTCCCCTCATTGAGGAGGAATAGTCCTTCTTGTGCAGTCCATTGTTCTAGACAACGGCCTTTACCATCTGTACCTGGGGAGCCCCAAGCCACATTTTTGGCATTAAAGTCTCCGGCCAGCACAATATGTTCGGATTGTACCGTTCCCAAAGCTATAGACAGCTGGGCCAATCTGTCTTCATAGTCTTCCAGTGTTAACACCGGTGACAGATATACGCAAATAATTACGTATTCTTTCCACTTCACCCCAACATATCCATTTCCTGCCTTCCACAAAGTGCAGGGAGGGGAACAGCCTTTCCAAGTGATGGCTGTCAAATTCAATAGACCTCCGACCCAGTTAGGGTTATCCGAAGGAATTTTGTACGGTTCCGAGATCAATGTGATAACTGGAAACTTTTCAGCCATTTTGTGTATTAGCAGGTCTTGAGCCTGTCTGCAATGATTGAGATTTGTTTGTATAAAACGTATCCCTCTATTTTAGTTTGACCGTTTCGTCCTTTATTTCCTCTTTCCCTAGTTCGGGAGAGCGAATAATTCCGTgcgtatttgttattattatgtaGGCGGTAATGTATTTTTGTGGAGTTTCGTGAcgggaattaaataattcgatcGCACTATTCACTTTCTTTATTCCTGAGAGAGAGAGCCCCGATCCGCACGGAGCCGGTccttttatcgcgccgcgtcTCTCTCCTACTTTTTATCTACGGCCAATCGTTTCATTGCGAGGtatctttttaaaagataacGTTCGCTCGCGGAGTCGACGACCCGTCCGCGAGTCTCGCTGTTTTCGCCGTTAATAACAATACAAGAGGCCTCGCCGTGCCTCggtcaaaataataataataggcATCTCGCACTGACGCTCTTAACAGAATATGACGCTTCGCCAAAATGcctacaattattattattatttttagaatttgttGTATCCATACACaggtaatattatttcattggGTTCGGGCATCATGCCGGGCCAGAGCGCAGGTGGCCACCTTCCCCCGGTAATTAGAGAATTGTAACTGTTAGTTCTTGAGTCATTTTTGATTTATTCCTATTTATTGAGCAGCGGCCAATGGCATCGCAGAGACGACACGTTACTCTCCGAACAGTCGTTCATCGTCTCTGCAATCTGCCACCGCCACAGCTACTATTAATTAGCTAAGTCATCGTGGTCCATTCTTCGGATATATGCATTACCGTATTCCTTGTCCGCGCCTGCTTATTGTGTTATCACGAAGTGATAATTATTCGCAGATAACCGCTAATGTTAGCGGCCCTTCCCCTATCCGCAACCTGGAGACGCGATTGGTTCATGGGTATGTCCGTCAAAAAAATACGTGAAAGAGACATGGGTATGTCGTCAACTTTTTTCTTATCCGTCCAGTATTGTAATACGTAAGTATGTCCGTCCAGTTAAAAGTTCTGAGTCAGTCCATtctgaaagagaaaagggatTAAGTTTACCATTACCTTTTGTCTTTATTTTGCTTTGCCATTTTTAGGCAAGTTTCCTCATTGGCGAGGCTTTCTTCATAACTGTCGTTCTAGACGAACAGTTTTTGTCCCCAATTCTGTGATTGTAGGGAGCCTTCTTGGCCGCACATACAGGGCATGCTGGCTTCTGGGCAGAGCAATCTGCAGCTTTGTGCCCAGTTTCTCCACATCTATAACATGCGGATCTTTTGTCCGGGTTATTGCATTTCTGCTGCGTGTGCCCaacctggaggtagcggtaacACTAAAGTTGCCTTGCCTCTATTAATTCAACCCTGGCTCGGGTTCATTCAATCTGGATATGTCCAGCAGCCGCCAGAACATTTGCAGCTTCAACTGGGCATTTCACCCAGGTGGTTCTCATACCATCTGTGACTGTTTTTAACGGCATAACTCTAAATTATTTAGCCTTGCAGCTCGTAATTGCCTTCAGAGTAGAAGCAATCTCGTTTTCGTTGACGGAATCGTTCAGCCCTTTAAGCCTAAGTTCGGCTGTCTTCTTTGGGATGTAGGGCGTTACGTCCTCATCCTCTTGGAAAATCTCTTTAAGAACAGCAAGGAGTCTCTCCGCTTTATTATTCGAGTCCTCACCATGGATCTCGTATAACGGAGCTTCCGTTACGGCACGCTTGGCGCGCATATCCTTAATCTCTAGGAAGTTAAggtctatttttattttcgcagtGGCGATAACCGCCGCCCTTCTTTCAGCGGGGCAGTTAATAATAACTGCCGCTGATTTGGGGACTCTTCTAGAGTCTACTTTGTAATCCGcgggtttcttttttcgattttGCATCCTTTGCTGGCGCAGGAGTCTTCAtgttttcaacatttttttgtcTGCGCCCAAGGACCTTGGTTCAAGGAACCTTGTTTTGTTCCTTAATGCTATTTAGCATAGCAGCCTTCTCCGTTTTGCTGCTGTTGGAGACAGTGGCCATAGGCTTATCTCTGGCTATATCAAGTGGTGCCGGTGCAGGGCAGCCCGTCTGTGGGCATTTCGTGCCTTCGTCATTGTTAATTTTCTGCCTTTTGTTAGCGGCATTGTCCATGGTTTCTATAGTCTTTCTCTTAGCTATTTCGCTTAAAAAAGCAGTTATGCGGCAGGCCGCCAATCTGAGTGTCTTGATCAGGGTGCCTTTTAGCCCCGTTGAGACGGTGGCTACTTGTAAGACGTCCCTCATATCCTGAAGAACGTTGTTCGTCATATCCTGAATCATCGCAGATTTAACCTCAGAGACATACTCTTGCAACATTTGGGCTAAATTGTCATTGTGCCGACCATGCAATTTGGCTGAAGCCGCCGTCCTGGATTTAGCATCTTGTCGTAGCAAAATCTGGTGTAAAAGAGTGATTTTTACTGAAACCCCATCAGGATAATTGAAGTGATAGGGTAATTGTTTTTCCAGTGAGACTGTGCACTGCTGAAGTGCACAGTCCTTTCGTGGGGGAGACCCAGGTCTTCCATGTTCCGCAGAGTCCGCCattctgaaagaaaaaagaggaagacCATAGGAAAACGTAGGAAAAAAGACCATGCACGTAGGACAGAATAGGACGAATATGTGGGTATATGTTGTCGTCCGATTAGACTAGAGCAGAGAGAATAAGGTaaacgggagaaagagaaaaagaaaaacaaggtTACAATTTGTGAAGTTTAAGAAAAGATGTTTTCAATAAACAATGtgggaaaataataaatgtaagtCCTCCTTAGGCACCAAGAATGGTAGTTCATAGTTGGGATGGAAGACAAAAATGCAGGGTTCAAGTAACATGATAGGGACCGTGGGGGGATGTCCATATTGCAAGGCTATACGATCCAAAAGTTGCATGTAAGTATTAGAATTTTGCGGTGACGAGGGAATGTCGGTATTTTGTTCAGAGGCCGAGGTGTTGTCATTCCCATCATGAAAAGTCTTATTAGTAGAAAGGGTAGGTAAGATGGGTGAGATAGGCAAGGTAGGCGAATAGCTGGGACTGGAATCTGGTGATTCCGGAATGACGCTGTACACTAGAGGTGGTATGATTTGTGGGATGAGATATAAATCGCAACAATCATCCTGAGACATAACGCGACAGTAACCTGGAAAAGTGGCGAGAAGGTTAACAGTttgcagaaagaaaaagaaaagaagaaaaagaaaaaagaaaaaaaaaggtcatcaaaaaatttttttggtgGGCGTAACGCGAAAGACaatgaaacaattatttattgatgGGCGCAAGTATAGagtaaaatacataaatatattattttaggcAGTAGATAGATAGAGCCAGTAAGGAAGAAGcagaaaaaacaaagaagaaagCGAGTGGGTTACCTTGGACAAGGGGCGGCTAGGGATCGGGccagaaatataaatttccttttttcagTTCTCTGTGCGTCCTTCCAGCTCGGTCGTCACGATGCAAAAGAACAAGAGCGTTTTGTCGAGCGAGTTGGCAGAGCAATCATTAATTCAAATCTTTGCGCGTTGCTACGGCATTCTGCGCCCTCGTGCAGGCAGCGGCAAGCCGTTTAACTGCGCAGGCGccgattatattataaattaaatttaattttagtaaagttaatttatttctgtattcTTTATTTTGTGACCCTTGAGTGCATTAAAATATGGATGAACCTTTAcattttccatttatttattttatttttatggccctttttcaatctttttactttttaattgagagaattaaatttattgaatcTTAATATCTGTGACTTTTAAGTGTCACAATAGCACACTTTTATTtaagtgtaaaaatatttctaattgtTTTACAGGTCTGAAATTTTAGGAGCAAAAGgtacgtgacggcagctatCCAACGAGACCGTCCGGAGCCTCGGGGAAGCTGtaaaagtctctctgaccattcctggttcaagagaaaaatcctcgactcacccagtactccagatagcacaaACACTTTTTGGAGTGAAATCAGATACAtcaccggttgaaaattaaCGAGAGCACTTTCCTCTATCACAAGAAACCGAATTTAAGCCGACTCTGATCCTTGTTTAATGCATAAGAGAcaaaacaaagatattataactttaatctcaAAGTGTCACAttagcaaatttttatttcactttaaaaatatttctaattagtTAACCTTTTTACGTGTGGAAATCCTTTTACGGATACCCCCAGTTTGGGAACTCCGGGGGTTATGTGGGACTTACGGCTTATGCAGACATGCAGCCtaatacccactaaaaccACACGGGCGGCCTAGCGCAGACAATGATAAGCGGGAGGCACGGGAACTATGATCATAGTGCAAACTCCGCACCTCCCGTCCATCGCCAAGACCCCCAGGTGTTAGGGGGGTCACTGCCTGGCCGGGGGCTTCTCCTTAAAGGCTAAGGAGGCCCTCCGGCGCCCGGCCCTTGGACTTGACCGGGCCACCATCTTGTAACTTGACGAGAAGGGGCCACCGCCTTCTCGCCAACGCCCACAAGTGGGCGAGGGGGCTGCAGGTGGCTCCCAACCACCTGTGATGCCGCCTCCTCCACTCCGAGAGCACGGCCAACGCCCCCACAGGAGCGGAACAACCCTCACCCTTGCGGGAGCTATTGGGTTGCCCGTCCCCCGCGAACGCCAGCGCGTAACCGCCTCTTCTGAGCCCTGAAAAGGGCTTTTATAATGGGCCAAGAAATGGGCCGTTAGGTTGGCCCTAAGAAGGGCCGTTTCCGCCTTGTAACTATTGGGGGGTACAGCTAATTGGTCTTTAGACCGTGCTCACCCCCCCATCTCTTTACCTCCGGCGCAGATGCGCCGCAATGCCTCCTCGTCTGCGCCCAACTGGCGCCTGGTGAGGCACATCTCCTTCCTGTTGTTGGGATGCCGGCGGGGCAATCTCCCCCGGATCCTTTCATTAATCTCCTTCTGCGAGATGACTTTCtcgcagaaaaaaataaaggccTTCTTAGGCCTATCTCCCTCCGCGACGGCTTTAATTACCGCCGGGAGGGAGAGGTCTTGACCAACGACCGCGATCAACTCGCGCCGCTCCTCTTTAAAGGCCGGGCACTCGGCGAGTGTGTGGTCCGCCGAGTCCCGGTCCTTGTCGCACTCCCAGCACA is from Cardiocondyla obscurior isolate alpha-2009 unplaced genomic scaffold, Cobs3.1 scaffold45_0_294702, whole genome shotgun sequence and encodes:
- the LOC139112745 gene encoding uncharacterized protein, yielding MAEKFPVITLISEPYKIPSDNPNWVGGLLNLTAITWKGCSPPCTLWKAGNGYVGVKWKEYVIICVYLSPVLTLEDYEDRLAQLSIALGTVQSEHIVLAGDFNAKNVAWGSPGTDGKGRCLEQWTAQEGLFLLNEGKVNTCIAWRGESIVDLTWASPLACRNITRWKVDDTKTLSDHKYISINLIPDPRVSNFPTGTGNRKWSIAKLDEEELLISLNGATWQNPITNYDDPTAGVAWLRRTLEDACDAPMPKAKKGKPKKAAYWWNKEIAKLRRKAIFAKRGFSKTRSRKKNQDTINERYQAYKNARITLKKAIDMSKAKN